Within the Thermosynechococcus sichuanensis E542 genome, the region ATATTTTTGTAGCCCTGATGTTGGCTGTTGTTTTAATAGCATGACCAAACGACCCATCAATTGCTTATTCTCGATTTGTCGCAACATATCCACCGCATAGAGACGCACCCACTCCGCTGGAGCTTTCTTTTCCATCCAGTCAAAGGCATTGAGAGCTTCTTCAGCGGTTTTCAGGCGTACCGCCAAACCAATGCTCACAGCATAGCGCAGTGAGGGTTCTTGAGGAAAAGGAATGGAAGCCCCTTGACCTATCAGAATCGCCTCTAGATCAGGTAAAGATTCGTAGATTTTGACATAGGCATTGAATTCTGCGGCAACCCCTTCACCAACCGCAGGTGCGATACTCAACCCAGCCTGATATAGACGACTGGCCATAAACCAAGAACGCGGAGAAGGCCAAGCGGATGCTGTTGGGCAAAATTTGTGGAGCAATTCTGGGCGGAACGACAGAAAAGCGAGCAGGTGTTCATGCAGCCCTTGCTGCAATCCATAGGCTTTGAAATTATCAAAGTTCACCTCAACTTCAAGGTGGATAAAGCGATTCGCTAGAGGCGCAGGCATTTCATATACAGCCGCACGATCTTCTTTGCGGTTACCCGCTGCCCAAATGTACCAGCCCTGCGGCACACGGTAGCTCCCCACCTGCCGATCCAAAATTAACTGTTGGGCTACCCCTTGTAGGGCAGGGGGTGCCATATTCAACTCATCTAAAAACAAGATGCCCTTACCGTTGCGCGGCAGAAACTCGGGTGGATACCAAACAGAAATCCCCTCTGTTTTCTCTCGGGAGGACTTGGGTAATGCTACAGGCAGGCCTCGTAAATCCGTTGGTGCTAGTTGGCTCAGGCGCAGGTCAATAAAATCTAAGCCATACTTCTTGGCGGTTTGCGCCACAATACTCGACTTACCAATTCCAGGGGGACCCCAAATCATGAGGCTCATGTCTTCCAGTTGATGCTCAACCAATGAGTTTAGAAACTGTTCTAATTCGGCGGGCGTCATGTCAAAGACCTCACATCTTCAGAATTGGGTTGTCAGTATTCAGGGATAGAAGGACTTGAGCGAGCTTGCTCTCTTTTCAACCACTTCAATCGCTTCAATAGTTTATCCATCTGTTTTAAGCAAAGTATGCACAGGAACAGAATCCCCTTTATCCAGCAAAGCCTACCTCATCATAAGTTCAGAAAGTCATCGATCAAAAATTCCTATTTTCGATCTAGACATGTTTTTAGGTTCCAGTGCACTGCATTACGGATAGACCAACACTCATCTTTAGCAAGGGTTTCGAGGATATAGATGGGGGTATATGGGTTCCATGCCACTCCATAACGGACACTCGAATTGCTATCCTTCGCAAGAATTTCAAAGACAAAGGCAGGGGTATTCGCATTCCTTGCTACTGCTTTGCGAACATCACTAGAAAAATGGCGAGATAACTCGACCAGCCGTCCTACAGGAGTATTTTCACTCTTAGCTTCTGCAATTAGAGCAGGAATGTTCCTTGTTTCAAAGAGAGAGCTAGGTGTCTTTGGATTGTTTATGACTGCCTCCCGAACAAACCCATACTCATCTTTAGCAAGGGTTTCGAGGAGGGAGAGAGGGGTATTGGGATTTCCCCCCACTGCTGCGCGAACATCACTATCTTTATCCCCAGCAAGGGTTGCCAAAACAGGGCTAGGAGTATTCGGGTTGCTCGCTACCGCTACGCGAACATCACTATCCCTATCCTTAGCAAGGGTTGGCAAAAGAGAGCTAGGAGTATTCGGGTTGCTCGCTACCGCTGCGCGAACATCACTACAAAAATGGCCAGCCAATTCTGTTAATCGGGTAGTAGGG harbors:
- a CDS encoding AAA family ATPase, translated to MTPAELEQFLNSLVEHQLEDMSLMIWGPPGIGKSSIVAQTAKKYGLDFIDLRLSQLAPTDLRGLPVALPKSSREKTEGISVWYPPEFLPRNGKGILFLDELNMAPPALQGVAQQLILDRQVGSYRVPQGWYIWAAGNRKEDRAAVYEMPAPLANRFIHLEVEVNFDNFKAYGLQQGLHEHLLAFLSFRPELLHKFCPTASAWPSPRSWFMASRLYQAGLSIAPAVGEGVAAEFNAYVKIYESLPDLEAILIGQGASIPFPQEPSLRYAVSIGLAVRLKTAEEALNAFDWMEKKAPAEWVRLYAVDMLRQIENKQLMGRLVMLLKQQPTSGLQKYLQEFKTIIMTML